The window GAGAGAATGAAAGACTccaaaacaaacacacacacacacacacacatatatatatatatatatatatatatatatatatatatatatatatatatatatatatatatatatatatatatatatatataaatcaacgTGTCACACCGATATGAAATATACTAATAGTCCTGATCGTTAGCATTTACCAAGGGTTACCAAACGAATGGTCTCTTTGTACGATGTAGTGATTCTAGGTTACCACCTCCATCTCTTCATATGTGATTTAAATTAATGAAATTTTATACCATTCATGTTATGATTCTTGGTTACCACCGAAAGGTTGGACCGAAACTTATATAACAACTGCACATGGACCCAAAATTATACCCTGGAAATTTGCGGATTAACTAAAATCCAAATTGCGAAATAATATCATCCAAGATATAAAACGTATAAGACTTGTAATAGCGAGTTAAGTTAATCAAATGAAAAGATTGTAGAGCATAAATAATATATTTCTGAATTACAGGAATGAGTCCATAATAATATTAGGGAACAAATTAATTAATTGGTTCCAGCcaataaataccaaaaaaaaaaaaaaagacacacATATGACAAATATAATAATAGTATGATTCATGATCAGACCATAACAAAAGCTTCTGTTAACAACATAAAAGAGAAGGCAATCCATGCAACCTAGAATTTTGGTGGTGCAAGTTTTCGTGCTCCATAGTACGGAGGAGGAGGATATGTTGACTGGGGGAGTACATTGATGAAAAGTTTCAGTCCCATCAAACAGTGCTTTCCGACACCACAAATATACCATTTCCTCCCAGGGGTTTCAAGGGTGATCACATCGTATCCACTTGTGAGAGCTTCAGTAGCAGCAGGGATAGTACATTGTTGGAAGGAAGTTCCATTTACTCTGAACACATTATGCTTGCCCACAGCGTATCTGAAGACTAGTATATCAATTATATTTAACCAGTTAGCAATTGCCTTAatttgaaaacataaaacattgtagcgtggtttgaaagaaaaaaaataccaaGTTTGTCCCCGACAAAGAATTGCTTTCCCTTGGCCCATGCTTGGTAATCAAAGTTCAAGGTCCATCCTTTATCGTCACCAACTACAAACACCTTGCTTGATGATGGAACAGGAGAGACCCAAGGAGCTGGGGGTGGCGTTGATTGAGGAAAAACAGTGATGAAAAGCTTCATACCACCTTGCTCACAATGTTTTCCAACTCCACAAATATACCATTTTCTTCCGGTTGTTTGAAGGGTTATGACATCGTATCCACTAGTGAGAGCTTCGTTAACAGGAGGAATCATACATTGTTGGAAAACTGTTCCATTGACTCTGAAGACATTGTGTTTTCCAGCAGCATAGTTGAAAACTACATCCAGAATAAAGATAGCATTTAGATACTACTATATCACATGTATAAAATCATGCTCATAGTACAATTAAGGAGCGCTTACTCAGTTTATCACCAACGACGAACTTCTTGCCATAAGCCCAAGCTTGATAATCGAAGTTGAGGGTCCAACCTTTATCATCACCAACAATGAACTCCTTGGCAGTAACTGAAGAAGCTATTGCAGCAACCATTAATGCTACAAATAAAATGATGCTCGACCTGTTTGTAGCCATCTTTGATCACTTAAGTACAATATGCTTCAAGTTATTTGCGTCTATATGAAATAGAATTTAGATGGAGTGGCTATTTATAGAAGGAATTCCAAAGGCATTGAACAAGTTTTGTACGGCATGGCATCAAATATGTTTGTTGGACCAAGTCTTGAACTGAGAGTCTACATGTTAAAAAGATCGTTGCCGTCTGTTTACTGTTCAGATCctccattattttatttttgtttatgacAAAACTAATTCCTTGTTAAAATATGAAAAAGACGAAGCATGCATGGGATTTCTCTATGCGTCAGGAGAATGGAAGAACGTATTATTGTGCTTAATGACTTGTTCAAATCTATGATTGCTAAAGTGATGACTTGTTCAAATCTAAGATTCCATCCCTCATATTCGTTGGACTCCTGCTCTCGATTACATATTTAATTTTTCGTGACaagacaaataaaaaaaataaaaaatagggtAATTAATTACAGGAATGGGCCCTCTTGTTTGTAGTAATCTGTATGTTTTgtctaatttttaaatttttttttaactcgcaCCAATTTAAAGTATTGGTTTGTTACAATTTTTGTCACAACCTACCGGAAAATACTAGTTTTTGGTACTGTTGCTAAATATTATTTGGtattttatttagttttatttttgtttgttttcttttAGGGAGAGCAACAATCTTACCTCACCCTTTTTCTACTAGATTCATTTTAAAGATGTGGTCATACCCCATCCTAGTCACCTCTGCCAACTACCATCAATCACTTTGAGCACCAAAAAAAAACTGAAATCAAAATAAAACCTGAAAGCTGTAATCAAACACAAAACTAATAAAAGCAAAATCTAACATGATCAAAATTAAAACGAATTAAACCTGatgaaaatcaaaatcaaatctgATGAAAACAAAAACTGAACGTAATGATACTCAAAACTATACCTTATGCCAATCACACTTCAACATATGGTGAAATAAAATCAAACCTAGTGAAATCAAAACCAAtactaatgaaaataaaaatataatacgGGATTTTTAATGTATGAAACCAAAACCATTAAGGATAATCAAAACCAGACCTTATGCAAACAAAGTCAAAAATGgtgaaataaaatcaaaactaatGAAATCAAAACCAATACTAATGAAAATCCAAATATATATAGTACGGGATTATTAATGtatgaaaccaaaaccaaaaccaaacaaTCAAGATATATAAAAATCAAGATCCAGTACTAGTACTAAAACAGCCACCTATTTCTATAACACATTGAGTTCTCAATGGATTTCTAATGATGTATAGATGGGTGGTAGTCGTTTCGATTTACGAGGTGTCCAAAATGATTTTCTAATAGGGTGTCAAAAATCAAAGGAAGGCTATGGTTCAAATGTTTTTTAAAACGATTGTCGTTGGTGGTGGTCGCTCAATGGTGGTTGTGATAGTTGATGTGCCGCCCAATGGTGGACCTTAGTGAGGCATTTGGGGTCCCGGGTTACTGCTTAATTTATGGCATGCagtgtagtttttttttattctatTAGGTGCACCCGCTTGATTTACTGGCGGTTTCGAAGATGTGCATCACCTTAAGGGGTCATTAGTGTAACATGTTGGTGGATATATGAATAGGGTGATGGTAGAGAACTGGATTTCTTATGGATCGTGTAAGTTTattttccgaactgatatttccaCCCTATATATGGGTTACAGAAAATCCAATCTAGGATAAATCAAAAGGACATTTATGTATCTAGGCACATAAATACAAACCAAATCGCCAGAGAGTTCTAAATTCGTTTTTAAAGAAGAGCTAAAAAGGGTTATGTATGTGGCTCAAAAGAGGAGGTATATATATGCATGACAGATTATGGTTTAATCTTCTAAATTAGTTaggaaaatttcaaaattaatggCACAATTAATGGCTTCTAAAACTGACATGATTTGTCAATCTTACCATAATCACCCACTTGAATTCAGAATTTCTATAAAGAAACTAATTCAAAGGGACCACGACCATGGGCTCAGCCCCTTGGACCCCGTTAGGCACTAGGTTCATGTAGCTGATTATTTGGGACTTTAAGTAGTCAGATACGGATCTTGATTCAAGTGAGTCTTCTGACTTTACTATATAGGATGCTAGTtgtttgttgtctttgtgactcatgCATGATTTCTTGTATGCATGTTGGACAGGGTCTGCTATTATGTTATTTTGGTCAGGGCGcatttatatgttattttatgcTGGGCCCATTGGCGATGACCGTTTATACACTTGTTGTGTGGGGCcaatttggtatgtggtattttgggaaacttactaagctttgtgtttactgttttatgtttaaatgttacAGGTCCTTTTTGGCAGTATGGGAAAAGCACGACGTGATTGCAtctactactagaaaaacaaccttttacgacgcacaatgtgtgtcgtaaaacgctcagacgacctgcaaatgcgtgtcaaggaagaccatgtcataacgagagacgacacgcttttacacgtcgtctatttacgacgcgcatttattaCACGCATTTACGATGTGTAGTTACGATGCGTAATGCGTATCAAGTAAGactctgtcataaaggaagacgacatacatttgcgtgtcgtaaccttacgacgcgcgtgtttatgacacataatgcgtatcaaggaatccc of the Lactuca sativa cultivar Salinas chromosome 6, Lsat_Salinas_v11, whole genome shotgun sequence genome contains:
- the LOC111913078 gene encoding blue copper protein 1b, which translates into the protein MATNRSSIILFVALMVAAIASSVTAKEFIVGDDKGWTLNFDYQAWAYGKKFVVGDKLIFNYAAGKHNVFRVNGTVFQQCMIPPVNEALTSGYDVITLQTTGRKWYICGVGKHCEQGGMKLFITVFPQSTPPPAPWVSPVPSSSKVFVVGDDKGWTLNFDYQAWAKGKQFFVGDKLVFRYAVGKHNVFRVNGTSFQQCTIPAATEALTSGYDVITLETPGRKWYICGVGKHCLMGLKLFINVLPQSTYPPPPYYGARKLAPPKF